One genomic segment of Plasmodium cynomolgi strain B DNA, chromosome 14, whole genome shotgun sequence includes these proteins:
- a CDS encoding tryptophan-rich antigen (Pv-fam-a;~putative), which yields MVSLENNTNGMLLEGKTQWDEWIESMQYKWSHYHEIMSETYKSYIYKKSATWSEEDWKTWIQTDWKDYMEIDWHRWINDVEYDFHKLIEERWEQWKTHQMMTWLMSNWTDEEQKYIDKLEFGKYSNTIEMELFMKKWNKIIQWKTEKWESWAQDKEEFITNLKNEKLLQWKDDYYFLFNNWRSHFIEDWINKKQWILWSANRRN from the coding sequence ATGGTGTCTTtagaaaataatacaaaCGGCATGTTACTAGAGGGAAAAACTCAATGGGATGAATGGATCGAAAGCATGCAATATAAATGGTCACATTATCATGAAATAATGAGTGAAACATACAAatcttatatttataaaaaatccGCAACATGGAGTGAGGAAGATTGGAAAACGTGGATTCAAACTGATTGGAAAGATTACATGGAAATAGATTGGCATAGATGGATAAATGATGTTGAATATGATTTCCATAAATTAATAGAAGAGAGATGGGAACAATGGAAAACACATCAAATGATGACATGGTTAATGAGTAATTGGACAGATGAAGAACAGAAATATATTGATAAGTTAGAATTCGGAAAATATTCAAATACGATAGAAATGGAACTTTTTATGAAGAAGtggaataaaataattcagtggaaaacagaaaaatgggaaagttGGGCACAAGATAAAGAGGAATTCATTACAAACCTTAAGAACGAAAAATTGTTACAATGGAAAGATgattattactttttatttaataattggAGAAGCCACTTTATTGAAGATTGGATAAACAAAAAGCAGTGGATTTTGTGGAGTGCAAACAGAAGAAACTGA
- a CDS encoding hypothetical protein (putative): protein XXXXXXXXXXXXXXXXXXXXXXXXXXXXXXXXXXXXXNVNKKSSGEENNAKQALDLRVSRTLAKDGANEYAEEGLSEEEPSEEGEEEGEEGEEEAVEGEGEEVVEGEGEEEAVEGEEVAEGEKTAEGEETSENEETAEGEETAEGEKTAEGEKTAEGEETAEGEETTQGEKNAEGEETAENEETAEGEETTENEPVKTFVEVVEKKELKKVEPLSKLPFKPLFPVNDKYIEALEDIAQSFLQELKQESSKSKQKDIKKSTKKITNNLAKEYAKKLKSK, encoded by the exons NNNNNNNNNNNNNNNNNNNNNNNNNNNNNNNNNNNNNNNNNNNNNNNNNNNNNNNNNNNNNNNNNNNNNNNNNNNNNNNNNNNNNNNNNNNNNNNNNNNNNNNNNNNNNNN AATGTAAATAAGAAATCCTctggtgaagaaaataacGCAAAACAGGCGTTAGATTTAAGAGTGTCAAGAACATTAGCAAAAGATGGCGCAAATGAATATGCTGAAGAAGGATTATCAGAAGAAGAACCttcagaagaaggagaagaagaaggagaggaaggagaagaagaagctgtagaaggagaaggagaagaagttgtagaaggagaaggagaagaagaagctgtagaaggagaagaagtcgctgaaggagaaaaaaccgctgaaggagaagaaacctcagaaaatgaagaaaccgctgaaggagaagaaaccgcagaaggagaaaaaaccgctgaaggagaaaaaaccgctgaaggagaagaaaccgctgaaggagaagaaaccacacaaggagaaaaaaacgctgaaggagaagaaaccgcagaaaatgaagaaaccgctgaaggagaagaaaccaCAGAAAATGAACCAGTAAAAACATTCGTTGAagttgtggaaaaaaaagaattaaaaaaggtagaACCATTGAGCAAATTACCATTTAAACCACTTTTCCCAGTTAAcgataaatatatagaagCTTTAGAAGACATTGCTCAATCGTTTTTACAAGAATTAAAACAGGAATCAAGTAAAAGTAAACaaaaggatataaaaaaaagcaccaaGAAAATTACGAATAATCTTGCAAAAgaatacgcaaaaaaattaaaatcaaaataa
- a CDS encoding phist protein (Pf-fam-b;~putative) has translation MVVRDAQECYLNLFIENREKVMDHIMLQTIIEDNHGEFNVRDLNDKLEDARGSKGNMVKHHKENKRTSVGMNRKRNKNREQYCEEEEMYDEYSGQNWQYTDANHDDRYRNESYYGEMYDENNRKGQTYADEKHNNHNYTNEEYYNGEPDMYNSNEEEIIPHNDNSNLDSFNDVMRGYSKGGRAQKRGNKNNVIPEVNSMGNTQTSNREISYETHQESSLNRNCPIFQDDVDTILEKLGDMVHYTDMINIFVIVNLMERNEFFDALQSLMTYWNDYDNGSKISDEYKHKQWLKVYGDMTNELMQKERKFYNKLYHILDNTHIQKRVYINFINEVRYTWIKMRQEIKGQWKGYLENKAKRYKRKT, from the exons ATGGTAGTAAGGGATGCTCAAGAATGTTATCTGAATCTTTTTATAGAAAATCGAGAAAAGGTAATGGATCATATAATGTTGCAGACCATAATAGAA GATAATCATGGCGAATTCAATGTTAGAGATTTAAATGATAAGTTAGAGGATGCACGTGGTTCTAAGGGTAACATGGTTAAGCACcataaggaaaataaaagaacttCTGTAGGAATGAATCGTAAACGCAATAAAAATCGTGAACAATAttgtgaggaagaagaaatgtaTGATGAATATAGCGGACAAAATTGGCAATATACTGACGCGAATCACGATGATAGATATAGAAATGAAAGTTATTATGGTGAAAtgtatgatgaaaataacaGGAAGGGTCAAACATACGCAGATGAAAAACACAACAACCATAATTACACAAACGAAGAATACTACAATGGTGAGCCTGATATGTATAATAGCAACGAAGAGGAAATTATTCCTCATAATGATAATAGCAACTTGGATTCATTTAATGATGTAATGAGGGGATACTCTAAGGGTGGTAGAGCGCAAAAACgaggtaataaaaataacgtaATACCTGAAGTTAATAGTATGGGTAACACACAGACGAGTAACAGGGAAATTTCTTATGAAACTCATCAAGAGAGTTCCCTAAATAGAAATTGTCCCATATTTCAGGATGATGTGGATACCATTCTTGAGAAATTAGGTGATATGGTGCATTATACCGATATGATTAATATATTCGTTATTGTCAATTTGATGGAGAGAAATGAGTTCTTTGATGCATTGCAAAGTTTAATGACGTATTGGAATGATTATGATAATGGTTCCAAGATATCAGATGAGTATAAACATAAGCAGTGGTTGAAAGTCTACGGTGATATGACAAATGAGCTAATGCAAAAAGaacgaaaattttataataaattataccATATTCTTGATAATACCCATATCCAAAAAAGagtatatattaattttataaatgaaGTAAGATATACCTGGATTAAAATGAGGCAAGAAATAAAGGGGCAATGGAAAGGTTATTTagaaaacaaagcaaaaagaTATAAGAGAAAAACGTAG
- a CDS encoding Pv-fam-d protein (putative): MDHNFQTAAHDNVWDKNIHLKGRFGARTSRLFKGKTEHKSPKRYAYSKEKIIDILEENIIHFYDGKYQISPKHFTFVDNIDRQFSALNKSDDLNSLFNPSESVNDDKKKKGYLNILQEATNIEITDDSIILIFLKKIDSKFESEIFRLLKKDNKYYLSKHKPGILWSFLERNKIFMPFVVNVFIIIICALHVSDLCVCTYQILGFFMAIYFKYKKHKCQKVLKRS, encoded by the exons ATGGATCATAATTTTCAGACAGCTGCGCATGATAATGTATGGGATAAGAATATACACCTAAAGGGAAGATTTGGCGCAAGAACTAGCAGATTGTTCAAAGGAAAAACGGAACATAAGTCTCCAAAAAGATATGCAtattcaaaagaaaaaataatagatatattagaagaaaatataatccaCTT CTATGATGGAAAATATCAGATATCACCCAAGCACTTCACCTTTGTAGACAACATTGACAGACAATTTAGTGCATTAAACAAAAGTGATGATTTAAACAGCTTATTTAATCCATCGGAGTCTGTGAATGATGAT aaaaaaaaaaaaggatatcTTAATATACTGCAAGAAGCAACTAATATAGAAATAACCGATGATTCAattattcttatatttttaaaaaaaattgattctAAATTTGAATCAGAAATATTCCGTTTACTGAAAAAAGATAACAAATATTATCTAAGTAAGCACAAACCCGGAATTTTATGGAGCTTTttagaaagaaataaaatatttatgccATTCGTAGTTAACGTgttcataataattatatgcgCATTACATGTCTCAGATCTGTGTGTCTGTACCTATCAAATATTAGGATTTTTTATGGCAATTTACTTTaagtataaaaaacataaatgtCAGAAAGTTTTGAAACGAAGTTAA
- a CDS encoding hypothetical protein (putative), translating into MSNFCMKFFVFTLLIWTLRCSSKDNVGEEYSYQSNQRKTLHLRDGRILTAVTSIEIPSGCDKESVKRSNTVKSEKQESEKTGIDGEASSGSTYQPMDEKVAEDTKHLKGTRNSVNNTKIKSKKTKRDDVPITPLFFAELLLNEPGKGIDILMLYAGGFLKYARNRFF; encoded by the exons atgtctaatttttgcatgaaattttttgtttttaccttATTAATTTGGACGCTACGTTGTTCCAGTAAAGAC aATGTCGGTGAAGAGTATTCTTATCAGAGTAACCAAAGAAAAACGTTACATCTAAGAGATGGAAGAATATTAACTGCAGTTACAAGCATTGAAATACCTTCTGGCTGTGATAAAGAAAGCGTAAAAAGGTCAAATACTGTGAAAAGCGAAAAACaggaaagcgaaaaaacTGGAATTGATGGGGAGGCATCCTCTGGAAGTACCTATCAACCTATGGACGAAAAAGTTGCAGAAGATACGAAACATCTTAAAGGCACAAGAAATAGTGTTAATAACACTAAAATTAAATCTAAGAAAACCAAAAGAGATGATGTTCCTATtactcctttattttttgcagaatTGTTATTGAATGAACCAGGAAAGGGAATTGATATATTAATGCTTTATGCAGGaggatttttaaaatatgcgcgtaatcgttttttttaa
- a CDS encoding hypothetical protein (putative) has translation MNVSQTQINNRYLSHLCENNNCRYNALKNKNGRTNLIASEVDSSCGTQEKCESTYYVTNEENNAPIKLSSVDISTMRKKCFEEHIHLTEEELYHLVNTLESVPCKCDMNSIWWQLRYIEAGKFDSIQNDLSKHFTVLAEKYKANDDFVDDKLEYCSDIIWRRKKEHEVFYNMRFYALLDRESFELNEFVDIINESRDSIRKFEEELINTSESLFNEKVKEKNYIIERIIDSYFGNY, from the coding sequence ATGAACGTGTCACAGACGCAAATAAATAATCGATATTTAAGCCATTTGTGCGAAAATAACAATTGTAGATataatgctttaaaaaataaaaatggcagaACGAATTTAATTGCTTCAGAAGTTGATTCAAGTTGTGGAACACAGGAAAAATGCGAATCAACATATTATGTaacaaatgaggaaaataatgCACCAATAAAATTAAGTTCTGTTGATATATCTACaatgcgcaaaaaatgttttgaaGAGCACATACATTTAACCGAAGAAGAGTTATATCATTTAGTGAATACATTGGAAAGTGTCCCATGTAAGTGCGACATGAATAGTATATGGTGGCAACTGCGTTATATTGAAGCAGGTAAATTTGATAGTATACAGAATGATTTATCAAAACATTTTACAGTTCTggcagaaaaatataaggcAAATGATGATTTTGTGGATGATAAATTGGAGTATTGTTCTGACATCatatggagaagaaaaaaagagcatgAAGTTTTTTACAATATGCGTTTTTATGCTTTACTTGATCGGGAATCTTTTGAACTGAACGAATTTGTAGATATTATCAATGAGAGCCGGGACTCaattagaaaatttgaagaagaattgATTAACACAAGTGAATCGTTGTTTAATGAAaaggtgaaagaaaaaaattatataattgaaaGAATTATAGACTCTTATTTTGGTAATTACTAA
- a CDS encoding hypothetical protein (putative) has protein sequence MRDNLSLKHGSLMKKDSNYKKDVLQKDDLVKENDLLKQKFLKKDDFIRTSSLKKKTLFPPIYDDFVDDTPAIDRREILQKNDLIKKIDIKDIKKPAPKSDSLEKIDVEIITPKDKLPKSDSSGKIDVEIITPKDKLPKSDSLEKIDVEIITPKDKLPKIDSLEKIDVETTPKDKLPKSDLADKIDKTKIEQITKKKQWTIEIHMSEKKGKDEITTKKKNKTTTISTHMCEKTKKSELIDILDSKSKDDKIGEEKVAKRKKFIVDIHMEKKEKKKPLIKKKWLIEVIMKNVFPKKEFEILRELYDSHIIDVDVIDLLNQAKDEILFENILANTREKPRRFQFLRNWRFYGITAIVAIGTIIGCAIGYINVMDIDVVLDSAV, from the coding sequence ATGAGAGACAATTTATCTCTTAAACATGGTTCGCTAATGAAAAAGGATTCGAACTATAAAAAAGATGTGCTGCAAAAAGATGATTTAGTAAAAGAGAATGACCTGCTAAAACAGAagtttttgaaaaaagacGATTTTATAAGGACAAgtagtttgaaaaaaaaaacacttttcCCTCCAATATATGATGATTTTGTAGATGACACTCCAGCTATAGACAGAAGggaaatattacaaaaaaatgatttaataaagaaaatcGATATAAAAGATATTAAGAAACCGGCACCAAAGAGTGATtccttggaaaaaattgatgtgGAAATTATTACCCCAAAGGACAAATTACCAAAGAGCGATTCCTCGGGAAAAATTGATGTGGAAATTATTACCCCAAAGGACAAATTACCAAAGAGCGACtccttggaaaaaattgatgtgGAAATTATTACCCCAAAGGACAAATTACCAAAGATTGATtccttggaaaaaattgatgtgGAAACCACACCAAAGGACAAATTACCAAAGAGTGATTTGGCAgataaaattgataaaacaaaaatcgagcaaatcacaaaaaagaaacaatgGACTATAGAAATACATATGAgtgaaaagaagggaaaagatGAGATaacaactaaaaaaaaaaataaaactactACTATaagcacacatatgtgtgaGAAGACTAAGAAAAGTGAACTAATAGACATTCTTGATTCTAAAAGTAAAGATGATAAAATAGGCGAAGAAAAAGtcgcaaagaggaaaaaattcattgtagatatacatatggagaaaaaggagaagaaaaaaccattaataaaaaaaaaatggttgaTTGAAGTgattatgaaaaatgtgtTCCCAAAGAAGGAGTTTGAAATATTAAGAGAATTATATGACTCCCATATAATTGATGTGGACGTCATAGATCTGTTAAACCAAGCGAAAGATGAAATTCTTTTCGAAAATATTCTTGCAAACACTAGAGAAAAACCTAGAagatttcaatttttacgaaattGGCGTTTTTATGGAATAACAGCAATAGTTGCTATAGGAACAATAATAGGCTGTGCAATAGGATATATTAACGTAATGGATATAGATGTTGTGTTAGACTCAGCAGTT
- a CDS encoding VIR-like CYIR protein (putative), which produces MDSKYQNNETIKSLCRILLKNLNDNVQINVNKSIPCNRYKLLSYWLYNKIEQFFTLNFDKIDRKNLYDEYARIWKLFVNYSFRRNLNNCQPEPVSVFDDKWTVRKEFYEYCEDYNTFKKSCTHSSSTCGKYYEYLENKSDLYDQFLTLNLNKHQDEDSSSYEIYKYYDPRTLLYNLPCTFKISPDGRREYVKTSTRNLYQPIVQPDAASQYR; this is translated from the coding sequence ATGGATTCCAAATACCAAAATAACGAAACTATTAAATCACTTTGTCGAATTCTTCTAAAAAATCTAAATGATAATGttcaaataaatgttaaTAAATCTATTCCTTGCAATCGTTATAAACTTTTGAGCTATTGGttgtataataaaatagaacaattttttactttaaattttgataaaataGATAGAAAAAATCTTTATGATGAATATGCTCGTATATGGAAACTTTTCGTGAACTATTCATTTAgaagaaatttaaataattgtcAGCCTGAACCTGTCAGTGTTTTTGATGATAAATGGACCGTGAGAAAGGAATTTTACGAGTACTGTGAAGATTATAACACTTTTAAGAAAAGTTGTACTCATAGTTCTTCTACTTGCGgtaaatattatgaatacCTTGAAAATAAGAGTGATTTGTATGATCAGTTCCTTACacttaatttaaataaacacCAGGATGAAGATTCAAGTTcttatgaaatatataaatattatgatCCTAGGACCCTTTTATATAACTTACCATgcacatttaaaatttcaccCGATGGAAGACGTGAATATGTGAAGACATCAACAAGAAATTTGTATCAACCTATAGTTCAACCGGATGCTGCATCCCAGTATCGG